AGGAATACGTATACCAGAAAAACCACATGGGACAATGACACTGGCTTcctttaaaatgcataaaaataaagaacatcacaggccgagcatggtggctcacacctgtaatcccagcactctgggaggccaaggcgggcagaccacctgaggtcaggagttcgagaccagcctcactaacatagtgaaacccccgtctctactaaaaaaaaaaaaacacacaaaaattagctgggggtggtggtatgtgcctgtaaccccagctactcgggaggctggggcaggagaatcacttgaacccaggaggtggaggatgcagtgagctcagatagtggcactgcactccagcctggagacagagcgagactcagtctcaaaacaaacaaacaaacaaacaaacaaacaaaatatcataaacaaccaaaaaagcaCTTGCCAGGCATCATTTAAGAaatagccgtgcgtggtggcacgcgcctgtaatcccagctactcaggaggctgaggcagaagaatcgcttgaacccgggaagcagacgttgcagtgagctgagatcgcgccattgcactccaccctgggcgacagagtgagactccatctcaaaaaaataaataaaataaaataaaaatgagagtttGAGTTCTTTCAAAATAACCAACCTGCTCTGAGCCCCTTCTACCTGATCtgccctgtgccaggcattgcacAGAGTCCTGGATCATCACGTGAAATGTCAGAACTCAGAGAGGAGAGTATGCACCTGTGCAGTAATGCTGCCACTCCTAACATACGAGAGTGTCTTTATGATTCAATGACAACACATCATCATAGGTGTTCTGTGGTTGTCTGAGATGCCCGTCAATTGCTCTGTTTCTACACACTGCACAGACTTCAAAAGCCAAGTGGGGGGAACGACCAGCTTCATTCATGCTAGAGCAGCCTTGGAGAAGGCAGGCCAAACAGGGGTTCCTAATCCCTCCCTGCTGAAGTGAAGGCTGCCACCCCCCAGAAGAAGGTAAACCTGACAACCACCCCCCAGCAATTAATGTTGCAATCAGAAAAGCTgaaccaggctgggtgcggtggctcatgcctgtaatcccagcactttgggaagccgaggagggaggatcatctgaggtcaggagtttgagaccagcctggccaacatggtgacaccctgtgtctactaaaaatacaaaaattagccaggcatagtggtgcacccctgtagtcccagctattcaggaggctggagcaggaggatcacttggacccaggaggtggaggttgcagtgagccatgactgtgccactgcactccagcctgggcgccagagcaagactccgtctcaaaacaaaaacaaaagaaaagaaaagctgaacCAGAGAGGACTGAGACCTGACCCTACCTGATGTGCTTTCCACAAAGACTGGAAACACAAAGCAGACCTCCATCCCCAGGGAACAGGGATGCCAAGGCTGCCAGAGACAAGAGAGGGCAGTACTGGGCCTGCACCCACCCGCtggttttcaaaacaaaacaaaacaaaatcaacaggCATTCTGATGCCCTAATGGATGTCAGGTGTCCTTAATCAGAAAGGGCTcccatgggccaggcgcagtggctcatgcctgtaatcccagcactttgggcaaccaaggtgggtggatcacgtgaggtcaggagttcaagaccagcctggccaacatggtgaaacctcgtttctactaaaattacaaaaattagctgggcgtggtggtgcatgcctgtaatcccagctactcgggaggctgaggcaggagaatcacttgaacccaggaggtggaggttgcaatgagctcagacagcgccactacactccagcctgggcaacagagcgagactcagtctcaaaaacaaagaaaaagaaagaaagggctcCCATGGATAGAAGCAAGTTAATGGGTAGATGAGAAGAAAACCAGAAATGTCCAATTCCACCTTTCCCCACTCATTCCCCTCCTGTAATACAGAGTTAAAGCCCCTCACTTCTTCACGGACAAAGGGGAATAACCTCAGAGTATGACATAAAATATCcactaaataaaaaatactggttggctatggtggctcacacctctaatcccaacattttgggaggctgagtggggaggaccatttgaggccaggagatcaagaccagcttgggcaacatagcaatgcCCTATCTCTatttcacaaacacacacacacacacacacacaaaaaaaaaaaaggaaaaaaaatttaaagaaaaaatactttaggAAATTCTAAACTACTTGTGCAGAGACGGACTTAAGAGCCTATTCCAGGGTTTAAAGAAGAGGCacctaatatttaaaataattcaaatactcCAAAGGATTTCTAGCCTTCTAGAACTCTATTCTGCACAGTATTTGTTTATCCTAGTGCCTGATTAAGGTTTTGATTTTTACATAAAACAAAGTCCCAGGGAGTTCAGAGGCctattcataaaaagaaaaaccgAGAAGCATCAATATTAATAAAGCTTAACCAAAGAGATATTGAAAAacctttgtaaaattaaaaacaatgactAATTCAATCCAAACAACTAGGTCATGCTCAAATTCCAGTAATTCTAAAACTTAGATATAATAAGGCAAGAATTTTGCTTTGCTTCAGTGGTCAAAATGAAGGACCCATTCAAGGGTAAGACCAGTCATAGACGCACAATGGGAATGCTGGAGGAACactgtgagggggagggagttgGGAAGCTAAACAAAGCCAGATAATCATTACAATACTACCTGGGATTTTCACTGAGTGTGtgaataacaaagaaaaagagatagttctcaggcagggcatggtggctcaagcctataatcccagcactttggaaggctgaggcaggcagactttgagaccagcctgagcaacatagcgaaaccctgtatctacaaaacaacacaaaaattagccaggcatggtagggtgtttctggagtcccagctactcaggaggctgaagtaggaggatcatcacctgagcccaagaggtctaTGCTGCAGTAAGCCATTACTGCCCCAATGCATTCcaacctcggtgacagagtgagaccctgcccccacccccccaaaaaaaaagttatttctcacAAAAAAACCAAACTATCATTCAGCAAACATCTGAGAGGCTCTGCAGAGGCTACTAAGTCTCGGGTGTGTCTCTGGCTCAGAAGCAGCAAGTGAACAACCTAATCAAAGATATATCATGACGCACCCAAACACCAACAAAACAAGTCAAATATGCTGAGTGTTGCCGGAGAGGTACATTCCATGTGCAAGAAACTGAAGGACAGAAGACTTTTGGCAGGAGATACAGAAAGGCATCAAGTTACTGAGTAAATGAAAGACAGTAAAGCTAAAGAAAGCCACATAACTCATTCTGTCTACTGATTTGGGTTgctttctccttattttttaaaatgaccttAAATAATTTGGAGAGTAGGATATTTAGTGAAAATCTGCAGTCAATGCAAGTTTAACTCACTAAGACACGCTCTTCCAATTCAAAAACACAGTATTCACTCATCTGCTTAAAAGGAATATCAAAGCACTTGAATCTTGCTGCAGGCCTGTGTCCTAACCACCACATCTTAATGTATCCTCGCTCAACTTCAAGAGTACCAACTTTTTGAGTTTAGAGGTCATACTGGTAGAACAGAATAAAAGCATAAACAAATATCCCACAAGAAGAAACTTGCTCTAAGACAAGTATACAGGACCAAGCAATGAGAAGGAAAACAGCAAAAGGAAGGGAATCCTGGCTACCAGCTATGGGCAGCAAGTCTGCAAAGAAGAAAGGGTACCTGCAGGAAGCAGGTAAAGACTTTCTTTTTGGAgccagggtcttgccctgtcgcccaggctggagcgcagtggcacagtctcagctcactgcaacctccgcctcccaagttcaagggattctcgtgcctcattcttcccagtagctgggattacaggcatgagccaccatgcccagctaatttttttgtattttttgtagagatggggtttcaccaggttgaccaggctaggatgttggccaggatggagaAAGCAGGTCAAGACTTTCACGGTGACATTTAGGCTTCATCATAGGCCATCTCCGAGTTTCCAAAAGAATCTCCTGTCACTCAACCCATTTGTCTTAAATAAGAGGTCTTAAAAAGATAATCACGTTGTCAGATTACCTattttaaataagacaaataggTCATCTCTCTGacaatgtgatttatttttacaaaaaactATGAAACTAGTGATTGCTGGATGTGCATTTtccaatcatttcttttttttttttttaagagacagggtcagagtgcaatggcacaatcatagttcactgcaacctcaaactcccatgctcaagtgattgtcccacctcagccccccaactagctgggaccacaagtgtgcacgtttagctgattttttttttttttttttttttttttgtagacacggagTCTGGCAAcattactcaggctggtctcaaactcctggacccaagtgatcctcctgcctcagcctcccaaagcaaagggattacagccgtgagccactgcacgctgCCCATTACTTTTCTTGTATAaaccaaaataagaaaagagaaatttacCATTATACTTCCCGTGGTCAACTACAGTAGGGCAGCTCAGGCCAGAAAATCCAACGGGAGAAGGCCAAAATAGGCTTTTcacataaaaatactttaaaagataTTAGTGCaactttatacattttttctgTATAAAATCAAGAGAGATAGTAATTTACTATTTACTTTTACTGTAACATCCCAAAGTTAAGAAAATTCAAAGTCCAACTTTTTCAGCATTGCATATAAAATTGTTATAGTTTATAGGACAACTTAACGCTTgtataaaacataaaagtaaCCAATTTTTAATGTCCCCAAAAGCAAAATGACTTCTTAAAAAGACAAAGGTGGCCAAGtctagtggctcacgcttataatcccagcactttgtgagactgaggtgggtggatcatctgaggtcaggagttcaagaccagcctggccaacctggcgaaacccccgcctctactaaaaatacaaaaattagccaggtgtggtggcgcatgcctaattccagctacttgggaggctgaggcaggagaatcacttgaatccaggaggcagaggttgcagtgagtcaagatcactccactgcactccagcctgggcaacagagcaagactccatctcaaaaacaaacaaacaaataaaaaaacatgaaaaggcaaaGGCTACCAATAGATTCAAAGGGTTTCTGctgaattaatatatattttaataatctaGGGATTCAATGAATCTATTTTTAATGTATGCTCTACTTAAACACTCAACATAATTCTGTTCCTACATTTAGCTTTTATttctaactcattattttaacttttaccaAATCTTTCGCAACTGTAACAATTACCAACAAATGATGGCTatcacagaaaaatacagaagagGAAAATGTTTTTTGCATCTTCTTAATGTAATGAGAAATGTACTATAATCATGTTTTCTACTATTCTATACCCTCTGCTACTTTTGAAAAACAACacaattcaaaaaaaaacaaaaagactataagacaaaaataagtacgttggtgtatatatacatatatattttatatgtacatattttataattatatgtatatgtatatattttataattgtgttCTAAAAACAACTGATGATTTATTCCTATTCAATCTACAAGATAACTTTACAATTTTTCAATCATTTGTTTTccacattgaaaaaaaatctcttccttaTAGCCTGGATTGCAAAACCAGGTGTGCCTCATTTGAAAGGCAAATAGACAACACAAGACAAGGGGCTTGTTTCTGCATCTCAGTACAAGCTTGTCTGTGGAATTTATGACtggtaaaaattaaacataaagagCTGaggttagcaaaaaaaaaaaaaaaaaaaacctccagccTCGCCCCTAACTCCTCAAAGTTCTTAGAAGAGCTTTACTTGCTCAATAACCTATGTCTCTCCTTTTGTTGTTAATAACATTCGTTTTTATTACTTTGGATTAAGAATGGCTTCAGGTAGCTCCTTCAGTAAACTACCCTGTAAATGCGTAACTCCCAGTCACTTTATTCCATTTGGTATCACAATAAAGAAGTATCTTGCTTCCATGAATAACACACAATGACAAATATAAAACTGAAGAGTCTACCAAGTCATGGAGTGTGACAAGATTCCAGATAAACATACAGAATGGATGCCTCAGTTGACTGGTAACTGAATACACTGGCTTTTTTCATGCTGAAGAATTAAATTCAACCTAGATCTAGGGCAACGGAAAGATGTCACCTTCGGAAATATTGGTATTCAATTCCTTCCTGATACTATTACCAGCTGCATTCTTGTTGTCCCTCTCTGACCAGGACAAAGATCAGAGTGGGACGCAGTCTTCCATTTCATCACCCCTCCGGGTCCCCTGGGTGTGGGGACCAGGTGAGAAACGTGCAAGGATGCTATTGTTCTGTCTGGTTTCTGCTTAGGACACTTGGAATGTTGTTAACCACCTgctccacaaaaaaacaaaaaacaaaacacacacacacacacacacaaaaacagttGTTTAAAGAACTACAAAGGATGAGGAAATGGACACGTTCCCAACTAAAAACTTGTTTGATACCAATTAACGaggctcaaaagaaaaaaatcccatataAGTAAAACGCAAAActtatggagacagtaaaaagatctgtAGTTGACAGGGTTGGGGGGAATGAAttggcagagcacagaggatttttaaagcagtagaactactctgtatgatactataatggggGATACAGGTCACTggacatttgtccaaacccacagaatgccCAACACAGAGTAAACCCTGTGTAAACTATGACCTTTGGCTGGTACTGATGTGTCACTGCAGGTTTATCAACTGAAACAAATGTACTGCTCTGGTGGGAGATGTTGACGTTGGTGAAGCTACACATGTGGGGAAGGggatatatgggaaatctctgtaccttctgttCAGTTTTGCTAtaaacttaaaactgctctaagaaaaaaaaaaaagtcttcaaaaaaaaaaaaacaaaaaacaaaaaaaccccagacaACTAGTCCTGGAATTCTTCCACTTGCTTAtgatggtttaaaaaaagaaaacgaaaaaaaaGTCTACTGGAAAACACTCTCCAGAAAACTCTTAGCTTTCTGTCCCTTCCATCTCAATTATTAAGCACTGCCAGAAAGCTTCATTTGCTTAACACTTACCAAAAAACAAACCTTAAGACGTCTATAAAACTCGAAACTGCCAAGAAATTCCCGAGGAAACGCCCCTCAAAGATTTCAGTCATCTATCTTCCATGTCCCTGAGTGGGCGGAGGGGAGCAGCAGTCCCAGGATTTAGTCATGCATTACAGTCTGAAATTTTTGTCTTTACTCATCCATTGTTCACTCCAATTACAAAAGATTTTCTCTGGAATTTCTTAAGAAAAGTGAGcagtaatttttactttctaattACATTCTGAATGTAAGCAGAGTGcttaaatgcttgaggggatggataccgcATTTTACAATGTGATTtctatgcattgcatgcctgtatcacaACATCTCATGCGCCCCACAAATATACAAACCTATGTACTCACgaaaatttaagttttttaaaaaactgtgacACTGGACACTTGAAACTCAAACTCATCTACCCCTTTGAGACGTGTCTAAGAAACACTTTAGCCAAGGATCAGTAAGAGGCTAACATCGGACACTGTCCAGCATCTGTTCAACCACCTGAAATTTCCTTCCACCAAATGTGGGCTACATCGACAAGAGGGGAAAGGAGATGGCAAATGTTGTGACTGGAACCCATTTTGGAAGTGTGAGTCTATTAGGAGAGGATGACACTTGTGACTGCATTTCATAAGGCTCAGGTACTTACTGCCTTTTGCTCATCTCCAAATCTCCCTGTGTTTCCCTTACCAAGCTTTCCTGGAGAACCCGTGAAGTTAAACAAACATTCTGCCAAATAAGAACCAAGTATCTCCAAAAACATATCTTACAGCATACCACAGAAGAACTTCTCCCTCTCTCCGCTTACCTGGAAAAGCATGTGGATTGGGCGATCCTCTCTTAAGGCACTTAGAACAGAGAATGTGCACGGTGTAGTGCAGTCCAGGCCATTCCTGAAGTAGGACATTCAGTTCCTCCACCAAGGGGGTTATGGCTTGCCATGCGGTCCATATATTTGGTAATGATGCATGGCTAGCAATGGACAGGGTGTCTGGCTGCAGGACTCCCCTGGCAGGTCTGTAACTCACAACCACAGGAACTTTCCCTCTATAGGCAAAGATCTGAAATTTACCATCCGACCTGTGCACCACATGGCTGTTGATCTGGACGCTGTACCGTGCAAACAACCCAGGtggaaaagcaaaaggaaagctaTATTCAATCTGCAACTGCTCAGCCACAAAAGACTGCCCAGCTAGGTTGGTCCCATTAATCCAGGCTTCTGCATGGGGCACCTCGTTCTGCACATAGCATGGGAACTTGTACCAAGCTGTGGACCCATTCAAAGGCTTGCCCTTGGGTTTATTGAGGCAGTAACAGAGTCCCATCTTCTCCAGCAGCTCCAGCAACAGCTGCAAGTCCTGCTGGGCCTGGACATGAGGCTTAAGCAGCAACCGAATGACATGAGCTGGCAAGAGCCCATGCAACAGAAAGCCCTCCACATACTGATGGAGCTGGGTGGCCCGGAGCAGTTCCTGGCTGGGGGTGGACCGCGCCATGGGCGAGGAGCTTTCCCCCTCCGCCTTGCCCTCTCCACTGGTCCCTAGGAGCAGCTTATGCAGCAGCAAAGACGGATCCCTCTGGAAGAAGACATTGAGGATGTCGATGAGGCGAGTGAGGTTGTGGAAGACGTGCTCCTTGAGAGCCGGACTGTCCTCAAAGTAGAGTAGCTTGCCGCTCTCATGCAGGTAGGAGAGGGCACTCTGCAGTCGGTCCTCGGTCAGACCCGCCTGCAGGCCCAGGCGCGCCGAGTCCCACCAGCTTAGCCACAGTCGGTGGGCCTGAGGTGGCTGGAAATGCAGTTCCTCCAGCACCTGCCAGGATCGAGGCAGTACTCTGTGTAAGTTGGGGAAGATTTCTCGGTGCTCAGCAACTGACAGCAACTTGTCCCGAAGGCGTCGTAAGTGGCGCGGGTCCCTGCAGCTAACAGGCAACACCGGGGAGAGGATCTGCAGCCGGTGGTTGAGCAGGTATTGAAAATGGGCCTTGCGCCGTCGAAGGTTCTTGTCCGAAACGCCGTAGTAGGCTGCGTGGGGGCTGGCAGAGCGCAGCTCGAAGTCCCGGGCCAGTGCCTCGTCCACCACCTTGGCCAAGCGGCTCAGTCCCTCCGCGTCGTGCTTTTCCTGCAGGGCGATCTGGCGGTGAATGTCCAGACATTTCTCCTCCAGCTCACGCTCTCCGCACAGGTCCGCGTGGGTGCCCACGATGCAAACCACCGCGTGGGGCACTCTCGCCCCGACCCGATGCAAGAAGGAGCCCACGGTGGTAGGAAAGTGGCGAGGCTCATAGGTGGCCAAGTTGACCACCAGCACGTATAGGGCCCCTGGGGACAGGAAGAAGGGCTGGATCACCTCATAACTTTCATCCCCAGCTAAGTCATACACGATGAACCGCAGGCCCCGGGAGGCATCGGCCGTCCAGCTGGTCACCTCGATGCCCTTGCTCACAGGGGGAGGTGACGGTGGGTAGCACTTCTCCTTGTCCCCTCCTCCTGGGAATCCCTCCACTCTCTCCTCGGTGAGGCAGTGGCGCAGCAAAGTCTTTCCTGCAGCCTTATGCCCCATGAGGAGCAGCTTGAGCCGGGGCTGCACCGCCGGCTGGGAATGAGCCAGTTCCTTCTGGTAGGCTGCGATGTAGGGGATCCCCTTCATGCAGACCTCGTAGGGGGGCTGGATCAGTGGGTTGTCTTTGATCTTCCACAAACCCACCCGGGAGAGCTGGCCAAAGTGGTCGGGCAGCACAGCGATCTGGTTCCCCTGCAGCACGAGCTCCTCCAGGCCGGTCAGCTCCACGATGGAGTCCGGCAGGTAGCGGATGCGGTTATTATCCAGCCACAAGGTGAGAAGCCGGCCCAGGCCCGAGATAAGGGATGGCACCGAGGTGAGCTGGTTGCGACTAAGGTAGAGCTCCTCCAGACCAGCCAGGGGCAGCAGCGCGGCAGGGAACTCCTCGAAGAGGTTGGAGGAGAGGTTGAGCATTTTGAGCCGCTGCAGGCAGCTGAACTGGGCGGGCAGAGCTTGCAGCCCGTTGTTGTCTAGCATGAGGCTCTCCAAACTGGCCAGCTCGCAGAAGCCGGCGGGCAGCGTGCCAAGCTCGGCCCCACTCAGCCAGAGGATCTTGAGGGCACGCAGGGCACTGATATCCTCAGGCAGGCCCCGCAGCCGGTTGCTGGACACGTCCAGCTCCTCCAGGGCCGCCAGCTGCAGCAGCTGCCGGGGGAAGGCAGTGAGCTGGTTGTGATCCACGTCCAGGGTGCGCAGGCgggagaggcaggagagggagTCAGGCAGGTGCGCCAGCCGGTTAAAGCTGACGTCCAGCTCCTCCAGGTGAGCGAGAGCGCCCAGCTGGGCGGGCAGGGCGGGCAGCTGGTTGTGGCTGACGTTGAGCTTCCGCAGCTCCCTCAGAGCACTCACCACCTCCGCGCCCAGGGCGGTCAGCCGGTTGTGGCTCACGTCCAGCTCGGTGAGGTGGTGGCCGAGCTCGGCCACCGCCGGGGGCAGCCGGGCGAAGCGGTTCCTGCGCAGGACCAGGACGCGCAGGCTGCCCAGCGCCGACCCCAGCCCCTCGGGTACCTCCTCCAGGCCGTTGTTCCCCAGGTTCAGTGCCTCAATGTCCCCGAGGTTGGCCGGCAGCACGAGCTGGGGGGAGGCGGGGGACTCGAGCGCGTCGGCCCCGGCCCCGGGGCAGGCCCCGGCGGCGGTGAGCGTGAGCTGGCGCAGGTTGCTCCGCAGCTTCCTGGCACGCAGGGCGGCGTCCCGCCACAGCCTCACGGTCTTCAGGTTGCCACTGTCCATCCCAGCCATGGCGGGGCCCCGGGCCGACAGCCTCACGCGGACGCGGGAGCCCGCAGCTACATGCCGCGCCGCGCCCCGGGCCCTCCggctcctgcccctgcctgccctcCCGCGCTCGGCGGCGGGCGGCCGCGGGTCCTAGCGCAGCCAGCGGCCGAGCGCTGGCGGCTAGGGGGCGGCGGCGACGCGAGCGGCTCTGGGGGACGCCGAGCGCGTGGAGAGCAGCTTGCATTCTCCCTGCGGCCGGGCCATGGGCGCGCCGGGCAGCAGGGCCGCCGCCCGCGCGCCGCGGAGGATGcctgctcctcctccctctccgcCCGCCGCGCGGCGCCTCGGGGTGCCCGGCTCCGGCCCCGCTACCCTCGCAGCCGCGGTCCCGCGGCCGGCAGCGGCGTCGCCTCCTCGAGCTCCTGGGGGAGGGCGGCGCTCGGCCCGGCGGCGGGCATGCTGCGGGCGCAGGGCTGGGGCGCAGCCGCGGGGAGGGGGCGGCGGCGCCTCCTTGTCTCCGTTTCCCCGGGCTCGGGCGGGAGCGCGGGCGCCGCGTCCCCGGCGCTGGGAGGGCGCGATTGGGAAGCGGCAGCGCCGCCCGCCGGAGCGGCCCCCACGTGACCGGCGGAGGCGCCGCGTTTTCCCGGCACCGCCCCGGGGGCGGGAGCTGCGGAGGGCGCCGGTTGCGGGAGCTGCGGAGGGCGCCGGTTGCGGGAGCTGCGGAGGGCGCCGGTTGCGGGAGCTGCGGAGGGCGCCGGTTGCGGGAGCTGCGGAGGGCGCCGGTTGCGGGAGCTGCGGAGGGCGCCGGTTGCGGGAGCTGCGGAGGGCGCCGGTTGCGGGAGCTGCGGAGGGCGCCGGTTGCGGGGCCGGGGGCGCCTGGCGGGGGCCGGGTCCGCGCCCCGGACCATGCTGGGCGGGGACGTCGTCCCAGCGGCGGATGTGGGGCTCCGGGGCCCCCCTGGTGGGTTCGCCCGCGCCTGGCTCTTTGTTGGCCCCCAGTCTctaaggatttctttttcttgttctctaaTGCGTCGGATCCGCCGGCTTCCCTTACTCATCCTTTACCTGCTGCCCTGCCGCTCGCCTTGCATCCACGCCGTAGTGGAACTGGCACAACTCGGGCGCCCTGGGTATCATCATAGAAGCTTAGGACAAGAGTGTGGTTAAACAAAATTAGAACAGgcaaccattcattcatttggtaaATATTTCCTGAGGCCCTATTTCGTGTTGAACATGCGACAGGAGTAATGCAGGGTGGTCAGAGGAGAATAAAAAATACCAGGCAGCAGTTTCACTTGACTAGAGGCTATGGGCTGATAAGACCCTGAAAACCAGGGTGTGTACCAAGCTGGCTAA
This genomic stretch from Pan paniscus chromosome 7, NHGRI_mPanPan1-v2.0_pri, whole genome shotgun sequence harbors:
- the MFHAS1 gene encoding malignant fibrous histiocytoma-amplified sequence 1 isoform X3; the encoded protein is MAGMDSGNLKTVRLWRDAALRARKLRSNLRQLTLTAAGACPGAGADALESPASPQLVLPANLGDIEALNLGNNGLEEVPEGLGSALGSLRVLVLRRNRFARLPPAVAELGHHLTELDVSHNRLTALGAEVVSALRELRKLNVSHNQLPALPAQLGALAHLEELDVSFNRLAHLPDSLSCLSRLRTLDVDHNQLTAFPRQLLQLAALEELDVSSNRLRGLPEDISALRALKILWLSGAELGTLPAGFCELASLESLMLDNNGLQALPAQFSCLQRLKMLNLSSNLFEEFPAALLPLAGLEELYLSRNQLTSVPSLISGLGRLLTLWLDNNRIRYLPDSIVELTGLEELVLQGNQIAVLPDHFGQLSRVGLWKIKDNPLIQPPYEVCMKGIPYIAAYQKELAHSQPAVQPRLKLLLMGHKAAGKTLLRHCLTEERVEGFPGGGDKEKCYPPSPPPVSKGIEVTSWTADASRGLRFIVYDLAGDESYEVIQPFFLSPGALYVLVVNLATYEPRHFPTTVGSFLHRVGARVPHAVVCIVGTHADLCGERELEEKCLDIHRQIALQEKHDAEGLSRLAKVVDEALARDFELRSASPHAAYYGVSDKNLRRRKAHFQYLLNHRLQILSPVLPVSCRDPRHLRRLRDKLLSVAEHREIFPNLHRVLPRSWQVLEELHFQPPQAHRLWLSWWDSARLGLQAGLTEDRLQSALSYLHESGKLLYFEDSPALKEHVFHNLTRLIDILNVFFQRDPSLLLHKLLLGTSGEGKAEGESSSPMARSTPSQELLRATQLHQYVEGFLLHGLLPAHVIRLLLKPHVQAQQDLQLLLELLEKMGLCYCLNKPKGKPLNGSTAWYKFPCYVQNEVPHAEAWINGTNLAGQSFVAEQLQIEYSFPFAFPPGLFARYSVQINSHVVHRSDGKFQIFAYRGKVPVVVSYRPARGVLQPDTLSIASHASLPNIWTAWQAITPLVEELNVLLQEWPGLHYTVHILCSKCLKRGSPNPHAFPDGVSLCRPGWSAMARSQLTATSASRVQAILLPQPPE
- the MFHAS1 gene encoding malignant fibrous histiocytoma-amplified sequence 1 isoform X2, whose amino-acid sequence is MAGMDSGNLKTVRLWRDAALRARKLRSNLRQLTLTAAGACPGAGADALESPASPQLVLPANLGDIEALNLGNNGLEEVPEGLGSALGSLRVLVLRRNRFARLPPAVAELGHHLTELDVSHNRLTALGAEVVSALRELRKLNVSHNQLPALPAQLGALAHLEELDVSFNRLAHLPDSLSCLSRLRTLDVDHNQLTAFPRQLLQLAALEELDVSSNRLRGLPEDISALRALKILWLSGAELGTLPAGFCELASLESLMLDNNGLQALPAQFSCLQRLKMLNLSSNLFEEFPAALLPLAGLEELYLSRNQLTSVPSLISGLGRLLTLWLDNNRIRYLPDSIVELTGLEELVLQGNQIAVLPDHFGQLSRVGLWKIKDNPLIQPPYEVCMKGIPYIAAYQKELAHSQPAVQPRLKLLLMGHKAAGKTLLRHCLTEERVEGFPGGGDKEKCYPPSPPPVSKGIEVTSWTADASRGLRFIVYDLAGDESYEVIQPFFLSPGALYVLVVNLATYEPRHFPTTVGSFLHRVGARVPHAVVCIVGTHADLCGERELEEKCLDIHRQIALQEKHDAEGLSRLAKVVDEALARDFELRSASPHAAYYGVSDKNLRRRKAHFQYLLNHRLQILSPVLPVSCRDPRHLRRLRDKLLSVAEHREIFPNLHRVLPRSWQVLEELHFQPPQAHRLWLSWWDSARLGLQAGLTEDRLQSALSYLHESGKLLYFEDSPALKEHVFHNLTRLIDILNVFFQRDPSLLLHKLLLGTSGEGKAEGESSSPMARSTPSQELLRATQLHQYVEGFLLHGLLPAHVIRLLLKPHVQAQQDLQLLLELLEKMGLCYCLNKPKGKPLNGSTAWYKFPCYVQNEVPHAEAWINGTNLAGQSFVAEQLQIEYSFPFAFPPGLFARYSVQINSHVVHRSDGKFQIFAYRGKVPVVVSYRPARGVLQPDTLSIASHASLPNIWTAWQAITPLVEELNVLLQEWPGLHYTVHILCSKCLKRGSPNPHAFPGELLSQPRPEGVAEIICPKNGSERVNVALVYPPTPTVISPCSKYLHTFLEN
- the MFHAS1 gene encoding malignant fibrous histiocytoma-amplified sequence 1 isoform X1; protein product: MAGMDSGNLKTVRLWRDAALRARKLRSNLRQLTLTAAGACPGAGADALESPASPQLVLPANLGDIEALNLGNNGLEEVPEGLGSALGSLRVLVLRRNRFARLPPAVAELGHHLTELDVSHNRLTALGAEVVSALRELRKLNVSHNQLPALPAQLGALAHLEELDVSFNRLAHLPDSLSCLSRLRTLDVDHNQLTAFPRQLLQLAALEELDVSSNRLRGLPEDISALRALKILWLSGAELGTLPAGFCELASLESLMLDNNGLQALPAQFSCLQRLKMLNLSSNLFEEFPAALLPLAGLEELYLSRNQLTSVPSLISGLGRLLTLWLDNNRIRYLPDSIVELTGLEELVLQGNQIAVLPDHFGQLSRVGLWKIKDNPLIQPPYEVCMKGIPYIAAYQKELAHSQPAVQPRLKLLLMGHKAAGKTLLRHCLTEERVEGFPGGGDKEKCYPPSPPPVSKGIEVTSWTADASRGLRFIVYDLAGDESYEVIQPFFLSPGALYVLVVNLATYEPRHFPTTVGSFLHRVGARVPHAVVCIVGTHADLCGERELEEKCLDIHRQIALQEKHDAEGLSRLAKVVDEALARDFELRSASPHAAYYGVSDKNLRRRKAHFQYLLNHRLQILSPVLPVSCRDPRHLRRLRDKLLSVAEHREIFPNLHRVLPRSWQVLEELHFQPPQAHRLWLSWWDSARLGLQAGLTEDRLQSALSYLHESGKLLYFEDSPALKEHVFHNLTRLIDILNVFFQRDPSLLLHKLLLGTSGEGKAEGESSSPMARSTPSQELLRATQLHQYVEGFLLHGLLPAHVIRLLLKPHVQAQQDLQLLLELLEKMGLCYCLNKPKGKPLNGSTAWYKFPCYVQNEVPHAEAWINGTNLAGQSFVAEQLQIEYSFPFAFPPGLFARYSVQINSHVVHRSDGKFQIFAYRGKVPVVVSYRPARGVLQPDTLSIASHASLPNIWTAWQAITPLVEELNVLLQEWPGLHYTVHILCSKCLKRGSPNPHAFPGELLSQPRPEGVAEIICPKNGSERVNVALVYPPTPTVISPCSKKNVGEKHRNQ